One Labeo rohita strain BAU-BD-2019 chromosome 12, IGBB_LRoh.1.0, whole genome shotgun sequence genomic region harbors:
- the arhgap44b gene encoding rho GTPase-activating protein 44 isoform X1, protein MALWKKKLQISTRRKRKAPPEAEKTEVLSEDLLQVEKRLELVKQVSHSTHKKLTACLQGQQSVDVDKRSVRSPSKKLPLTSLAQCLVEGAAVLGDDSLLGKMLKICGETQDRLAQELLLFELQIERDVVEPLYTLAEIEIPNIQKQRKHLAKLVLDMDSARTRWHQSSKSSTLTNKETPTGAKADALREEMEEAANRMEICRDQLSADMYSFVAKEIDYANYFQTLIEVQAEYHRKSLELLQNVLPQIKAQQESWVEKPCYGKPLEEHLTLSGREIAFPIEACVTMLLDCGLQEEGLFRVAPSASKLKKLKASLDCGVLDFQEYSADPHAIAGALKSYLRELPEPLLTFDLYDDWIQASNIADQDKRLQALLSTCEKLPTANSNNFKYLIKFLAKLNEYQDYNKMSPGNIAIVLGPNLLWAHTEGNITEMMTTVSLQIVGIIEPIIQHADWFFPGEIEFNVTGNYGSPVHTNHNANYSSMPSPDMDQSDRRQQDQSRRPLSVATDNMMLEFYKKDGIRKIQSMGVRVMDTSWVSRRGSSSSRKSSSTPPSVQPPAPPSDSLNPEQAADLSTSPSQTPPPISADRTSAQKNKEPSPVIGQRGISPTAPSAGQNQLSDQSPHTLRKVSKKLAPIPPKGPYSPSSCVSDLSPGPSPVSLSPTPPSTPSSYSFSYPQGGSVLTSPGHNHSQTLSSPPPLTGTLPKSRPTPKPPRQRPNLPPPQPPGPGGLSPQPLEHTPGLLDALSAGESMSTDSWCDLDVPIISVELDGRCRNSVDLIESEEESESTAL, encoded by the exons ATGGCTCTGTGGAAGAAAAAGCTTCAGATCTCCACCAGAAGAAAGAGGAAAGCTCCTCCTGA GGCAGAGAAGACGGAAGTGCTGAGTGAAGATCTGCTGcag gtgGAGAAGCGTCTTGAACTGGTTAAGCAGGTGTCTCACAGCACTCATAAGAAGTTGACGGCGTGTCTGCAGGGTCAGCAGAGTGTGGACGTGGACAAGCGCTCCGTCCGCTCGCCTTCA AAGAAGCTTCCTCTGACGTCTCTGGCTCAGTGTCTGGTGGAAGGAGCTGCGGTTCTGGGTGACGATTCTCTGCTGGG gaagATGCTGAAAATCTGTGGAGAGACGCAGGACAGACTCGCTCAAGAACTTCTGCTGTTCGAGCTCCAGATCGAGCGGGACGTCGTCGAGCCGCTTTACACTCTCGCTGAG ATTGAAATTCCCAACATTCAGaagcaaagaaaacatttagCCAAACTAGTACTGGACATGGATTCTGCTCGCACACg GTGGCACCAGTCGTCTAAATCTTCAACTCTGACCAATAAGGAAACACCCACCGGGGCCAAAGCCGACGCCCTCAGGGAGGAGATGGAGGAGGCGGCCAATCGCATGGAGATCTGCAGA GATCAGCTCTCGGCGGACATGTATAGTTTCGTGGCCAAAGAAATTGACTATGCAAACTACTTCCAGACG CTGATAGAGGTTCAGGCGGAGTACCACAGGAAGTCTTTGGAGCTGCTCCAGAACGTCCTGCCACAAATTAAAGCGCAACAGG AGTCGTGGGTGGAGAAGCCGTGTTACGGGAAACCATTAGAGGAGCATTTGACTCTGAGCGGGAGAGAAATCGCTTTCCCCATCGAAGCGTGTGTGACGATGCTGCTGGACTGCGGCCTGCAGGAGGAG ggTTTGTTTCGAGTTGCTCCTTCTGCCTCGAAGCTGAAGAAGCTGAAGGCGTCGCTGGACTGCGGTGTGTTGGACTTTCAGGAATATTCTGCAGATCCTCACGCCATCGCAG GTGCTCTGAAATCATACCTGCGGGAGCTGCCCGAACCcctgctgacctttgacctgtaCGACGACTGGATTCAGGCATCAAA TATTGCGGATCAGGACAAGCGTCTGCAGGCGTTGTTATCAACATGTGAGAAACTTCCTACAGCAAACAGCAACAACTTCAA GTATTTGATTAAATTTCTTGCCAAGCTGAACGAGTATCAGGATTACAATAAAATGTCGCCAGGAAACATTGCAATTGTTCTGGGGCCAAACCTGCTGTGGGCGCATACGGAGGG GAACATCACAGAGATGATGACCACAGTCTCGCTGCAGATCGTCGGGATCATTGAGCCGATTATCCAGCATGCTGATTGGTTCTTCCCTGGAG AGATCGAGTTTAACGTGACGGGAAACTACGGCAGCCCCGTCCACACCAATCACAACGCCAACTACAGCTCCATGCCGTCGCCCGACATGGACCAATCAGATCGCAGGCAGCAGGACCAGAGCCGACGCCCGCTCAGCGTCGCCACCGACAACATGATGCTGGAGTTCTACAAGAAAGACGG cattaGGAAAATTCAGAG TATGGGAGTGCGCGTGATGGACACCTCCTGGGTTTCTCGAAGAGGCTCCTCGTCGTCTCGTAAGAGCTCGTCGACTCCGCCCAGCGTTCAGCCGCCCGCGCCGCCTTCTGATTCGCTGAACCCCGAGCAGGCGGCCGATCTCTCCACCTCCCCCTCACAGACTCCGCCCCCCATCAGCGCCGACAGGACCAG CGCTCAGAAGAATAAGGAGCCGTCGCCTGTGATTGGTCAAAGAGGCATTTCACCAACGGCTCCCTCTGCTGGACAGAACCAGCTGTCAGACCAGAGTCCTCACACGCTGCGCAAAG TTTCCAAAAAGCTGGCCCCCATCCCTCCCAAGGGTCCGTACTCTCCGTCCAGCTGCGTGTCGGATCTGTCTCCGGGTCCGTCTCCGGTCAGTCTGTCCCCGACGCCCCCCAGCACCCCGTCCTCATACAGCTTTAGTTACCCGCAGGGCGGCTCCGTCCTCACCTCGCCCGGACACAACCACAGCCAGACGCTCTCGTCCCCGCCGCCGCTCACCGGCACCCTGCCCAAATCACGGCCCACCCCCAAACCGCCCCGTCAGAGACCCAACCTGCCCCCGCCGCAGCCCCCGGGCCCCGGCGGTCTGAGCCCGCAACCGCTGGAACACACGCCCGGCCTGCTGGACGCGCTGTCTGCCGGAGAGAGCATGTCTACAG ACTCGTGGTGTGATTTGGACGTTCCCATAATAAGCGTCGAACTGGACGGGAGATGCAGGAACTCTGTGGATCTGATAGAATCAGAGGAGGAGTCAGAAAGCACCGCCCTCTGA
- the arhgap44b gene encoding rho GTPase-activating protein 44 isoform X3, with protein MALWKKKLQISTRRKRKAPPEAEKTEVLSEDLLQVEKRLELVKQVSHSTHKKLTACLQGQQSVDVDKRSVRSPSKKLPLTSLAQCLVEGAAVLGDDSLLGKMLKICGETQDRLAQELLLFELQIERDVVEPLYTLAEIEIPNIQKQRKHLAKLVLDMDSARTRWHQSSKSSTLTNKETPTGAKADALREEMEEAANRMEICRDQLSADMYSFVAKEIDYANYFQTLIEVQAEYHRKSLELLQNVLPQIKAQQESWVEKPCYGKPLEEHLTLSGREIAFPIEACVTMLLDCGLQEEGLFRVAPSASKLKKLKASLDCGVLDFQEYSADPHAIAGALKSYLRELPEPLLTFDLYDDWIQASNIADQDKRLQALLSTCEKLPTANSNNFKYLIKFLAKLNEYQDYNKMSPGNIAIVLGPNLLWAHTEGNITEMMTTVSLQIVGIIEPIIQHADWFFPGEIEFNVTGNYGSPVHTNHNANYSSMPSPDMDQSDRRQQDQSRRPLSVATDNMMLEFYKKDGMGVRVMDTSWVSRRGSSSSRKSSSTPPSVQPPAPPSDSLNPEQAADLSTSPSQTPPPISADRTSAQKNKEPSPVIGQRGISPTAPSAGQNQLSDQSPHTLRKVSKKLAPIPPKGPYSPSSCVSDLSPGPSPVSLSPTPPSTPSSYSFSYPQGGSVLTSPGHNHSQTLSSPPPLTGTLPKSRPTPKPPRQRPNLPPPQPPGPGGLSPQPLEHTPGLLDALSAGESMSTDSWCDLDVPIISVELDGRCRNSVDLIESEEESESTAL; from the exons ATGGCTCTGTGGAAGAAAAAGCTTCAGATCTCCACCAGAAGAAAGAGGAAAGCTCCTCCTGA GGCAGAGAAGACGGAAGTGCTGAGTGAAGATCTGCTGcag gtgGAGAAGCGTCTTGAACTGGTTAAGCAGGTGTCTCACAGCACTCATAAGAAGTTGACGGCGTGTCTGCAGGGTCAGCAGAGTGTGGACGTGGACAAGCGCTCCGTCCGCTCGCCTTCA AAGAAGCTTCCTCTGACGTCTCTGGCTCAGTGTCTGGTGGAAGGAGCTGCGGTTCTGGGTGACGATTCTCTGCTGGG gaagATGCTGAAAATCTGTGGAGAGACGCAGGACAGACTCGCTCAAGAACTTCTGCTGTTCGAGCTCCAGATCGAGCGGGACGTCGTCGAGCCGCTTTACACTCTCGCTGAG ATTGAAATTCCCAACATTCAGaagcaaagaaaacatttagCCAAACTAGTACTGGACATGGATTCTGCTCGCACACg GTGGCACCAGTCGTCTAAATCTTCAACTCTGACCAATAAGGAAACACCCACCGGGGCCAAAGCCGACGCCCTCAGGGAGGAGATGGAGGAGGCGGCCAATCGCATGGAGATCTGCAGA GATCAGCTCTCGGCGGACATGTATAGTTTCGTGGCCAAAGAAATTGACTATGCAAACTACTTCCAGACG CTGATAGAGGTTCAGGCGGAGTACCACAGGAAGTCTTTGGAGCTGCTCCAGAACGTCCTGCCACAAATTAAAGCGCAACAGG AGTCGTGGGTGGAGAAGCCGTGTTACGGGAAACCATTAGAGGAGCATTTGACTCTGAGCGGGAGAGAAATCGCTTTCCCCATCGAAGCGTGTGTGACGATGCTGCTGGACTGCGGCCTGCAGGAGGAG ggTTTGTTTCGAGTTGCTCCTTCTGCCTCGAAGCTGAAGAAGCTGAAGGCGTCGCTGGACTGCGGTGTGTTGGACTTTCAGGAATATTCTGCAGATCCTCACGCCATCGCAG GTGCTCTGAAATCATACCTGCGGGAGCTGCCCGAACCcctgctgacctttgacctgtaCGACGACTGGATTCAGGCATCAAA TATTGCGGATCAGGACAAGCGTCTGCAGGCGTTGTTATCAACATGTGAGAAACTTCCTACAGCAAACAGCAACAACTTCAA GTATTTGATTAAATTTCTTGCCAAGCTGAACGAGTATCAGGATTACAATAAAATGTCGCCAGGAAACATTGCAATTGTTCTGGGGCCAAACCTGCTGTGGGCGCATACGGAGGG GAACATCACAGAGATGATGACCACAGTCTCGCTGCAGATCGTCGGGATCATTGAGCCGATTATCCAGCATGCTGATTGGTTCTTCCCTGGAG AGATCGAGTTTAACGTGACGGGAAACTACGGCAGCCCCGTCCACACCAATCACAACGCCAACTACAGCTCCATGCCGTCGCCCGACATGGACCAATCAGATCGCAGGCAGCAGGACCAGAGCCGACGCCCGCTCAGCGTCGCCACCGACAACATGATGCTGGAGTTCTACAAGAAAGACGG TATGGGAGTGCGCGTGATGGACACCTCCTGGGTTTCTCGAAGAGGCTCCTCGTCGTCTCGTAAGAGCTCGTCGACTCCGCCCAGCGTTCAGCCGCCCGCGCCGCCTTCTGATTCGCTGAACCCCGAGCAGGCGGCCGATCTCTCCACCTCCCCCTCACAGACTCCGCCCCCCATCAGCGCCGACAGGACCAG CGCTCAGAAGAATAAGGAGCCGTCGCCTGTGATTGGTCAAAGAGGCATTTCACCAACGGCTCCCTCTGCTGGACAGAACCAGCTGTCAGACCAGAGTCCTCACACGCTGCGCAAAG TTTCCAAAAAGCTGGCCCCCATCCCTCCCAAGGGTCCGTACTCTCCGTCCAGCTGCGTGTCGGATCTGTCTCCGGGTCCGTCTCCGGTCAGTCTGTCCCCGACGCCCCCCAGCACCCCGTCCTCATACAGCTTTAGTTACCCGCAGGGCGGCTCCGTCCTCACCTCGCCCGGACACAACCACAGCCAGACGCTCTCGTCCCCGCCGCCGCTCACCGGCACCCTGCCCAAATCACGGCCCACCCCCAAACCGCCCCGTCAGAGACCCAACCTGCCCCCGCCGCAGCCCCCGGGCCCCGGCGGTCTGAGCCCGCAACCGCTGGAACACACGCCCGGCCTGCTGGACGCGCTGTCTGCCGGAGAGAGCATGTCTACAG ACTCGTGGTGTGATTTGGACGTTCCCATAATAAGCGTCGAACTGGACGGGAGATGCAGGAACTCTGTGGATCTGATAGAATCAGAGGAGGAGTCAGAAAGCACCGCCCTCTGA
- the arhgap44b gene encoding rho GTPase-activating protein 44 isoform X2, with the protein MKKQFNRMRQLANQTVGRAEKTEVLSEDLLQVEKRLELVKQVSHSTHKKLTACLQGQQSVDVDKRSVRSPSKKLPLTSLAQCLVEGAAVLGDDSLLGKMLKICGETQDRLAQELLLFELQIERDVVEPLYTLAEIEIPNIQKQRKHLAKLVLDMDSARTRWHQSSKSSTLTNKETPTGAKADALREEMEEAANRMEICRDQLSADMYSFVAKEIDYANYFQTLIEVQAEYHRKSLELLQNVLPQIKAQQESWVEKPCYGKPLEEHLTLSGREIAFPIEACVTMLLDCGLQEEGLFRVAPSASKLKKLKASLDCGVLDFQEYSADPHAIAGALKSYLRELPEPLLTFDLYDDWIQASNIADQDKRLQALLSTCEKLPTANSNNFKYLIKFLAKLNEYQDYNKMSPGNIAIVLGPNLLWAHTEGNITEMMTTVSLQIVGIIEPIIQHADWFFPGEIEFNVTGNYGSPVHTNHNANYSSMPSPDMDQSDRRQQDQSRRPLSVATDNMMLEFYKKDGIRKIQSMGVRVMDTSWVSRRGSSSSRKSSSTPPSVQPPAPPSDSLNPEQAADLSTSPSQTPPPISADRTSAQKNKEPSPVIGQRGISPTAPSAGQNQLSDQSPHTLRKVSKKLAPIPPKGPYSPSSCVSDLSPGPSPVSLSPTPPSTPSSYSFSYPQGGSVLTSPGHNHSQTLSSPPPLTGTLPKSRPTPKPPRQRPNLPPPQPPGPGGLSPQPLEHTPGLLDALSAGESMSTDSWCDLDVPIISVELDGRCRNSVDLIESEEESESTAL; encoded by the exons GGCAGAGAAGACGGAAGTGCTGAGTGAAGATCTGCTGcag gtgGAGAAGCGTCTTGAACTGGTTAAGCAGGTGTCTCACAGCACTCATAAGAAGTTGACGGCGTGTCTGCAGGGTCAGCAGAGTGTGGACGTGGACAAGCGCTCCGTCCGCTCGCCTTCA AAGAAGCTTCCTCTGACGTCTCTGGCTCAGTGTCTGGTGGAAGGAGCTGCGGTTCTGGGTGACGATTCTCTGCTGGG gaagATGCTGAAAATCTGTGGAGAGACGCAGGACAGACTCGCTCAAGAACTTCTGCTGTTCGAGCTCCAGATCGAGCGGGACGTCGTCGAGCCGCTTTACACTCTCGCTGAG ATTGAAATTCCCAACATTCAGaagcaaagaaaacatttagCCAAACTAGTACTGGACATGGATTCTGCTCGCACACg GTGGCACCAGTCGTCTAAATCTTCAACTCTGACCAATAAGGAAACACCCACCGGGGCCAAAGCCGACGCCCTCAGGGAGGAGATGGAGGAGGCGGCCAATCGCATGGAGATCTGCAGA GATCAGCTCTCGGCGGACATGTATAGTTTCGTGGCCAAAGAAATTGACTATGCAAACTACTTCCAGACG CTGATAGAGGTTCAGGCGGAGTACCACAGGAAGTCTTTGGAGCTGCTCCAGAACGTCCTGCCACAAATTAAAGCGCAACAGG AGTCGTGGGTGGAGAAGCCGTGTTACGGGAAACCATTAGAGGAGCATTTGACTCTGAGCGGGAGAGAAATCGCTTTCCCCATCGAAGCGTGTGTGACGATGCTGCTGGACTGCGGCCTGCAGGAGGAG ggTTTGTTTCGAGTTGCTCCTTCTGCCTCGAAGCTGAAGAAGCTGAAGGCGTCGCTGGACTGCGGTGTGTTGGACTTTCAGGAATATTCTGCAGATCCTCACGCCATCGCAG GTGCTCTGAAATCATACCTGCGGGAGCTGCCCGAACCcctgctgacctttgacctgtaCGACGACTGGATTCAGGCATCAAA TATTGCGGATCAGGACAAGCGTCTGCAGGCGTTGTTATCAACATGTGAGAAACTTCCTACAGCAAACAGCAACAACTTCAA GTATTTGATTAAATTTCTTGCCAAGCTGAACGAGTATCAGGATTACAATAAAATGTCGCCAGGAAACATTGCAATTGTTCTGGGGCCAAACCTGCTGTGGGCGCATACGGAGGG GAACATCACAGAGATGATGACCACAGTCTCGCTGCAGATCGTCGGGATCATTGAGCCGATTATCCAGCATGCTGATTGGTTCTTCCCTGGAG AGATCGAGTTTAACGTGACGGGAAACTACGGCAGCCCCGTCCACACCAATCACAACGCCAACTACAGCTCCATGCCGTCGCCCGACATGGACCAATCAGATCGCAGGCAGCAGGACCAGAGCCGACGCCCGCTCAGCGTCGCCACCGACAACATGATGCTGGAGTTCTACAAGAAAGACGG cattaGGAAAATTCAGAG TATGGGAGTGCGCGTGATGGACACCTCCTGGGTTTCTCGAAGAGGCTCCTCGTCGTCTCGTAAGAGCTCGTCGACTCCGCCCAGCGTTCAGCCGCCCGCGCCGCCTTCTGATTCGCTGAACCCCGAGCAGGCGGCCGATCTCTCCACCTCCCCCTCACAGACTCCGCCCCCCATCAGCGCCGACAGGACCAG CGCTCAGAAGAATAAGGAGCCGTCGCCTGTGATTGGTCAAAGAGGCATTTCACCAACGGCTCCCTCTGCTGGACAGAACCAGCTGTCAGACCAGAGTCCTCACACGCTGCGCAAAG TTTCCAAAAAGCTGGCCCCCATCCCTCCCAAGGGTCCGTACTCTCCGTCCAGCTGCGTGTCGGATCTGTCTCCGGGTCCGTCTCCGGTCAGTCTGTCCCCGACGCCCCCCAGCACCCCGTCCTCATACAGCTTTAGTTACCCGCAGGGCGGCTCCGTCCTCACCTCGCCCGGACACAACCACAGCCAGACGCTCTCGTCCCCGCCGCCGCTCACCGGCACCCTGCCCAAATCACGGCCCACCCCCAAACCGCCCCGTCAGAGACCCAACCTGCCCCCGCCGCAGCCCCCGGGCCCCGGCGGTCTGAGCCCGCAACCGCTGGAACACACGCCCGGCCTGCTGGACGCGCTGTCTGCCGGAGAGAGCATGTCTACAG ACTCGTGGTGTGATTTGGACGTTCCCATAATAAGCGTCGAACTGGACGGGAGATGCAGGAACTCTGTGGATCTGATAGAATCAGAGGAGGAGTCAGAAAGCACCGCCCTCTGA
- the arhgap44b gene encoding rho GTPase-activating protein 44 isoform X5: protein MALWKKKLQISTRRKRKAPPEAEKTEVLSEDLLQVEKRLELVKQVSHSTHKKLTACLQGQQSVDVDKRSVRSPSKKLPLTSLAQCLVEGAAVLGDDSLLGKMLKICGETQDRLAQELLLFELQIERDVVEPLYTLAEIEIPNIQKQRKHLAKLVLDMDSARTRWHQSSKSSTLTNKETPTGAKADALREEMEEAANRMEICRDQLSADMYSFVAKEIDYANYFQTLIEVQAEYHRKSLELLQNVLPQIKAQQESWVEKPCYGKPLEEHLTLSGREIAFPIEACVTMLLDCGLQEEGLFRVAPSASKLKKLKASLDCGVLDFQEYSADPHAIAGALKSYLRELPEPLLTFDLYDDWIQASNIADQDKRLQALLSTCEKLPTANSNNFKYLIKFLAKLNEYQDYNKMSPGNIAIVLGPNLLWAHTEGNITEMMTTVSLQIVGIIEPIIQHADWFFPGEIEFNVTGNYGSPVHTNHNANYSSMPSPDMDQSDRRQQDQSRRPLSVATDNMMLEFYKKDGIRKIQSMGVRVMDTSWVSRRGSSSSRKSSSTPPSVQPPAPPSDSLNPEQAADLSTSPSQTPPPISADRTSCDEASSNRSDSCHVCPSPEEERPPPPYPFSVSSSSSLSSSSSFSVPHPRARPAAPVPECVPPPALSRWSVYSPPPPLLLSSTSLDINSNPKPSVLHLSKQGSLPADPSLPHAPVYIKPPLVLPRHDPCHPPALSPHSAAPPWAACACSNRERGLRVPSAQKNKEPSPVIGQRGISPTAPSAGQNQLSDQSPHTLRKVSKKLAPIPPKGPYSPSSCVSDLSPGPSPVSLSPTPPSTPSSYSFSYPQGGSVLTSPGHNHSQTLSSPPPLTGTLPKSRPTPKPPRQRPNLPPPQPPGPGGLSPQPLEHTPGLLDALSAGESMSTDSWCDLDVPIISVELDGRCRNSVDLIESEEESESTAL from the exons ATGGCTCTGTGGAAGAAAAAGCTTCAGATCTCCACCAGAAGAAAGAGGAAAGCTCCTCCTGA GGCAGAGAAGACGGAAGTGCTGAGTGAAGATCTGCTGcag gtgGAGAAGCGTCTTGAACTGGTTAAGCAGGTGTCTCACAGCACTCATAAGAAGTTGACGGCGTGTCTGCAGGGTCAGCAGAGTGTGGACGTGGACAAGCGCTCCGTCCGCTCGCCTTCA AAGAAGCTTCCTCTGACGTCTCTGGCTCAGTGTCTGGTGGAAGGAGCTGCGGTTCTGGGTGACGATTCTCTGCTGGG gaagATGCTGAAAATCTGTGGAGAGACGCAGGACAGACTCGCTCAAGAACTTCTGCTGTTCGAGCTCCAGATCGAGCGGGACGTCGTCGAGCCGCTTTACACTCTCGCTGAG ATTGAAATTCCCAACATTCAGaagcaaagaaaacatttagCCAAACTAGTACTGGACATGGATTCTGCTCGCACACg GTGGCACCAGTCGTCTAAATCTTCAACTCTGACCAATAAGGAAACACCCACCGGGGCCAAAGCCGACGCCCTCAGGGAGGAGATGGAGGAGGCGGCCAATCGCATGGAGATCTGCAGA GATCAGCTCTCGGCGGACATGTATAGTTTCGTGGCCAAAGAAATTGACTATGCAAACTACTTCCAGACG CTGATAGAGGTTCAGGCGGAGTACCACAGGAAGTCTTTGGAGCTGCTCCAGAACGTCCTGCCACAAATTAAAGCGCAACAGG AGTCGTGGGTGGAGAAGCCGTGTTACGGGAAACCATTAGAGGAGCATTTGACTCTGAGCGGGAGAGAAATCGCTTTCCCCATCGAAGCGTGTGTGACGATGCTGCTGGACTGCGGCCTGCAGGAGGAG ggTTTGTTTCGAGTTGCTCCTTCTGCCTCGAAGCTGAAGAAGCTGAAGGCGTCGCTGGACTGCGGTGTGTTGGACTTTCAGGAATATTCTGCAGATCCTCACGCCATCGCAG GTGCTCTGAAATCATACCTGCGGGAGCTGCCCGAACCcctgctgacctttgacctgtaCGACGACTGGATTCAGGCATCAAA TATTGCGGATCAGGACAAGCGTCTGCAGGCGTTGTTATCAACATGTGAGAAACTTCCTACAGCAAACAGCAACAACTTCAA GTATTTGATTAAATTTCTTGCCAAGCTGAACGAGTATCAGGATTACAATAAAATGTCGCCAGGAAACATTGCAATTGTTCTGGGGCCAAACCTGCTGTGGGCGCATACGGAGGG GAACATCACAGAGATGATGACCACAGTCTCGCTGCAGATCGTCGGGATCATTGAGCCGATTATCCAGCATGCTGATTGGTTCTTCCCTGGAG AGATCGAGTTTAACGTGACGGGAAACTACGGCAGCCCCGTCCACACCAATCACAACGCCAACTACAGCTCCATGCCGTCGCCCGACATGGACCAATCAGATCGCAGGCAGCAGGACCAGAGCCGACGCCCGCTCAGCGTCGCCACCGACAACATGATGCTGGAGTTCTACAAGAAAGACGG cattaGGAAAATTCAGAG TATGGGAGTGCGCGTGATGGACACCTCCTGGGTTTCTCGAAGAGGCTCCTCGTCGTCTCGTAAGAGCTCGTCGACTCCGCCCAGCGTTCAGCCGCCCGCGCCGCCTTCTGATTCGCTGAACCCCGAGCAGGCGGCCGATCTCTCCACCTCCCCCTCACAGACTCCGCCCCCCATCAGCGCCGACAGGACCAG CTGTGACGAGGCGTCTTCCAATCGCTCGGACTCCTGTCACGTGTGTCCCTCCCCAGAGGAGGAGCGGCCGCCCCCTCCGTACCCGTTCTCtgtctcctcctcttcctccttgtcctcctcctcctcgtTCTCCGTCCCTCACCCTCGAGCGCGTCCCGCCGCTCCCGTTCCCGAATGCGTTCCCCCCCCGGCGTTGAGCCGCTGGTCCGTGTACAGTCCTCCGCCTCCGCTCCTCCTGTCCTCCACCTCTCTCGACATCAACTCCAACCCCAAACCCAGCGTCCTGCACCTGTCCAAGCAGGGCTCTCTGCCCGCCGACCCGTCCCTCCCGCACGCGCCCGTCTACATCAAACCCCCGCTCGTCCTGCCCCGTCACGACCCCTGCCACCCTCCCGCCCTCAGCCCTCATTCTGCCGCTCCGCCGTGGGCCGCCTGCGCCTGCAGCAACCGGGAGAGGGGACTCAGAGTGCCTAG CGCTCAGAAGAATAAGGAGCCGTCGCCTGTGATTGGTCAAAGAGGCATTTCACCAACGGCTCCCTCTGCTGGACAGAACCAGCTGTCAGACCAGAGTCCTCACACGCTGCGCAAAG TTTCCAAAAAGCTGGCCCCCATCCCTCCCAAGGGTCCGTACTCTCCGTCCAGCTGCGTGTCGGATCTGTCTCCGGGTCCGTCTCCGGTCAGTCTGTCCCCGACGCCCCCCAGCACCCCGTCCTCATACAGCTTTAGTTACCCGCAGGGCGGCTCCGTCCTCACCTCGCCCGGACACAACCACAGCCAGACGCTCTCGTCCCCGCCGCCGCTCACCGGCACCCTGCCCAAATCACGGCCCACCCCCAAACCGCCCCGTCAGAGACCCAACCTGCCCCCGCCGCAGCCCCCGGGCCCCGGCGGTCTGAGCCCGCAACCGCTGGAACACACGCCCGGCCTGCTGGACGCGCTGTCTGCCGGAGAGAGCATGTCTACAG ACTCGTGGTGTGATTTGGACGTTCCCATAATAAGCGTCGAACTGGACGGGAGATGCAGGAACTCTGTGGATCTGATAGAATCAGAGGAGGAGTCAGAAAGCACCGCCCTCTGA